From one Phycodurus eques isolate BA_2022a chromosome 6, UOR_Pequ_1.1, whole genome shotgun sequence genomic stretch:
- the LOC133403705 gene encoding uncharacterized protein LOC133403705 has translation MAPITIKAFIKHVRRFPWVTNVTLYGCLFAGGDFVHQRFSQRDKMDWSHTRNVAVVAFSFHGNFNFFWMRFLERRFPGNSAAMVARKLFLDQTTAAPLATSVFYTGVSFLEGKDDIMEDWRDKFLNTYKTGLMFWPFMQFLNFALVPPYVRTTFSGCCAFIWATFLCFSRQSGDGTAGAALAWLFPPKEDGIEKTDEVKSKVLASQDAALNPSSKHNSAHAPCIPSIRTSRDRGARTKMLGNQAAFWANMEMKKSFSDTERALRNYGAVSQTAWTADKGHCDVSMAESTMCPEEIEMEMARIQRLREVLVRRESELRFMMDDIQLCKDIMSLKQELRQIVAVPEKDKSKNDKQHEEELILKIHKLVQKRDFLVDDAEVERLREQEEDKEMAEFLRLKLIPMEKKLKVRLNPPKPKRQLLEPPPNKPFITKLDVAIIKDCCGATQCSIM, from the exons ATGGCTCCAATAACGATAAAGGCGTTTATTAAACACGTCCGTCGGTTCCCGTGGGTAACCAATGTTACGTTGTACGGTTGCCTGTTCGCGGGAGGGGACTTTGTTCACCAGCGGTTTTCTCAACGGGACAAAATGGACTGGAGCCATACGCGGAACGTGGCCGTGGTCGCGTTCAGTTTCCATGGGAACTTCAATTTCTTCTGGATGCGCTTTCTGGAGCGCAGATTCCCCGGGAATTCCGCCGCGATGGTGGCGAGGAAGCTGTTCCTGGATCAGACCACTGCTGCGCCCTTGGCCACCAGCGTCTTCTACACGG GTGTCAGTTTCTTAGAGGGCAAAGACGATATCATGGAAGACTGGAGAGACAAATTCCTGAACACTTACAAG ACTGGGCTAATGTTCTGGCCCTTCATGCAG TTTCTAAACTTTGCCTTGGTGCCGCCGTACGTGCGGACTACCTTCAGTGGCTGCTGTGCCTTCATCTGGGCCACTTTCTTGTGTTTCTCGCGTCAGAGTGGCGACGGCACCGCTGGTGCTGCGCTCGCGTGGCTGTTCCCCCCCAAAGAGGACGGAATCGAGAAGACagacgaggtgaaaagtaaagtACTTGCTTCTCAAGATGCAGCGCTAAATCCTTCTTCCAAACATAA CTCTGCGCATGCGCCCTGCATCCCCTCCATCCGCACGTCGAGGGACCGAGGAGCCCGGACAAAGATGCTCGGC AATCAGGCCGCTTTCTGGGCGAACATGGAAATGAAGAAGTCTTTTTCAGACACGGAGCGTGCACTCAGGAACTACGGCGCCGTGTCGCAAACGGCGTGGACGGCGGACAAAG GTCACTGCGATGTGTCCATGGCCGAGAGCACGATGTGTCCAGAGGAGATTGAGATGGAGATGGCTCGGATCCAGCGCCTTAGGGAGGTCCTAGTGCGTCGGGAGTCCGAGCTGCGCTTCAT GATGGATGACATCCAGCTGTGCAAAGACATCATGAGTTTAAAGCAAGAGTTGAGACAAATTGTTGCAGTACCAG AGAAAGACAAAAGCAAGAATGACAAACAGCATGAAGAGGAGCTAATCCTGAAGATCCATAAACTGGTGCAGAAGAGGGATTTCTTGGTGGATGACGCAGAGGTGGAGCGATTAAG AGAGCAGGAGGAGGACAAGGAGATGGCAGAGTTCCTCAGGCTGAAACTGATACCAATGGAGAAGAAGCTCAAAGTCAGACTAA atCCTCCAAAGCCCAAACGACAACTCCTGGAGCCGCCGCCTAACAAACCCTTCATCACTAAATTAGATGTGGCCATCATCAAGGACTGCTGTGGCGCCACCCAGTGTTCCATCATGTAA